From the genome of Streptomyces sp. NBC_00659, one region includes:
- a CDS encoding cutinase family protein, with product MLGKLAPFFGTAVLFFGIGVPHETVSARQMAPEYCRDLYFFGGHGLAEGGEDDWGPTVKNVYDNYEKGIHDADPDVSVDGEAIAYPRVEFPDWVRLVRARFSRQQEEEVIDGSIALNNQLTERYKACPGERFILVGYSEGAWVIHDYLKNLGAGALDRIAGVALLGDPQYVRTGIIPKLYPNHAIAPYFPPALQERAASWCVSYNLPAAKRTVFDPICHFSGPDVTNCLKATQGDIGESWCPHLRYVETGGTKRAADFLIGVS from the coding sequence TAGGAGTACCTCACGAAACTGTCAGTGCCAGGCAGATGGCCCCCGAATATTGTCGAGATCTCTACTTCTTTGGCGGGCATGGCCTTGCTGAAGGGGGAGAGGACGACTGGGGTCCTACAGTCAAAAATGTGTACGACAATTACGAAAAAGGCATACATGATGCCGACCCTGATGTTTCGGTGGATGGCGAAGCTATTGCATACCCAAGGGTAGAGTTCCCAGATTGGGTACGACTCGTGCGGGCGAGGTTCAGTAGACAGCAAGAGGAAGAGGTGATTGATGGGTCCATAGCGCTGAACAACCAGCTCACGGAGAGATACAAGGCTTGCCCGGGTGAGCGCTTTATTCTCGTCGGATATTCAGAGGGGGCATGGGTGATTCACGACTATCTCAAAAATCTTGGCGCCGGAGCCCTCGATAGAATTGCTGGTGTCGCGCTGCTTGGTGATCCCCAATATGTCAGAACTGGAATTATTCCGAAATTGTATCCCAATCACGCAATCGCCCCCTACTTCCCTCCAGCCCTCCAGGAGAGGGCCGCCAGCTGGTGTGTTTCCTACAATCTTCCAGCCGCAAAGCGCACTGTATTTGATCCCATCTGCCATTTCTCAGGACCCGACGTAACGAACTGCCTAAAAGCTACTCAAGGCGATATTGGTGAAAGCTGGTGTCCACATCTTCGCTACGTCGAGACGGGCGGAACCAAGCGGGCTGCCGACTTTCTCATCGGTGTGAGCTGA
- a CDS encoding zinc ribbon domain-containing protein produces MMTEMVNCPHCGAVATQEDSFCAICGRRIRPEGVINAHEPIPVSSPEPAPLATPGQVHANQAEIAPHALYAEYDSRKLTVLTGYVAGVIGFPVGLHRLYAGKPLWWIYLILFILGAIGSFILVGFVFFGVMFIWWIVDMALMKEWVESHNQTLRHQIFNWAREVERNPHSDWGTRVG; encoded by the coding sequence ATGATGACAGAGATGGTTAACTGTCCGCATTGCGGTGCGGTGGCCACCCAAGAAGATTCCTTCTGTGCCATTTGCGGGCGACGGATCAGGCCGGAAGGTGTCATTAACGCGCATGAACCGATACCTGTATCAAGTCCGGAGCCTGCACCCCTTGCTACTCCGGGGCAAGTGCATGCCAACCAAGCAGAGATCGCTCCTCACGCTCTTTACGCGGAATATGATTCCCGAAAGCTCACTGTACTGACAGGGTATGTGGCGGGTGTCATTGGTTTTCCTGTCGGCTTGCATAGACTGTACGCCGGGAAACCGCTATGGTGGATCTATTTGATTCTTTTCATCCTGGGGGCCATCGGAAGCTTCATTCTCGTCGGCTTCGTCTTCTTTGGAGTCATGTTCATCTGGTGGATTGTTGACATGGCGCTGATGAAAGAATGGGTGGAGTCGCACAATCAGACTCTTCGCCACCAGATCTTCAACTGGGCGCGGGAAGTCGAAAGGAATCCCCACTCGGACTGGGGGACGCGAGTTGGCTGA
- a CDS encoding NF041680 family putative transposase, with amino-acid sequence MSLLHRDARRDPLVQLSSFREEFYASLTARSDVLFELADAVLCGDGPVKSLVGLSLVGEHRRGHGGLYAAVARGRIDTGRLREALASVPLPRAVDGRLVLAVDVTCWLRPAAHTSPERVLCHTYGRGKDQHIPVPGWPYSIVCALEPGRSSWTAPLDARRLAPGDDTATVTAGQLRDLVERLIAADQWQLGDPDILIVADAGYDAPRLAFLLKDLPVQVLARVRSDRVMRRSIPTRQPHTTGRPPRHGAEFVFGRPDTWGTPDVETLNHTRLYSTALARSWDRLHPKLTHRSSWAAADATLPIVEGTVIRLDISHLPSGATPKPVWLWWSGTDATPADTDRLWQAYLRRFDIEHTFRLFKQTLGWTCPKIRTPEAADRWTWLVLAVYTQLRLARTLAADRRHPWEKPSSPDRLTPARVRRDFRHIRPQAACPAQAPKPSRPGTGRPPGQKNTWPTPRYDVHTSARRHSAKRQKTKPTTPRPRRTS; translated from the coding sequence ATGAGTCTGCTGCATCGTGATGCCCGGCGGGATCCGTTGGTTCAACTGTCATCCTTCCGGGAGGAGTTCTACGCCAGTCTCACAGCCCGTTCGGATGTGCTGTTCGAGCTGGCCGATGCTGTGCTGTGTGGTGACGGACCGGTGAAGTCGCTGGTCGGGTTGTCGTTGGTGGGTGAGCATCGCCGCGGGCACGGTGGCCTCTATGCCGCTGTTGCCCGAGGCCGTATCGACACTGGTCGCCTGCGGGAAGCACTGGCTTCGGTCCCGCTGCCGCGAGCCGTCGACGGCCGGCTGGTCCTGGCCGTGGATGTCACCTGCTGGCTGCGGCCCGCTGCTCACACCTCACCGGAGCGGGTTCTGTGTCACACCTACGGGCGGGGCAAGGACCAGCACATTCCTGTCCCGGGTTGGCCCTACTCCATCGTTTGCGCGCTCGAGCCGGGCCGCAGCTCCTGGACCGCACCCCTGGACGCGCGGCGTCTGGCGCCCGGCGACGACACCGCCACCGTCACCGCCGGGCAACTGCGGGATCTGGTCGAACGGCTCATCGCCGCGGACCAGTGGCAGTTGGGCGACCCGGACATTCTCATCGTCGCCGATGCAGGCTACGACGCACCCCGTCTGGCCTTCCTGCTCAAGGACCTGCCCGTCCAGGTCCTGGCCCGGGTGCGGTCCGACCGGGTCATGCGCAGGTCCATCCCAACCCGGCAGCCGCACACCACAGGCCGGCCACCCCGACACGGCGCCGAGTTCGTCTTCGGCCGGCCCGACACCTGGGGCACACCGGACGTCGAAACTCTCAACCACACGCGCCTCTACAGCACCGCACTCGCCCGCTCCTGGGACCGGTTGCACCCGAAACTCACCCATCGCTCGTCCTGGGCGGCAGCCGACGCAACCCTGCCGATCGTCGAAGGCACAGTGATCCGTCTGGACATCAGCCACCTGCCCAGTGGAGCCACTCCAAAGCCGGTCTGGCTGTGGTGGTCGGGCACCGACGCCACTCCTGCGGACACCGACCGACTCTGGCAGGCCTACCTGCGACGCTTCGACATCGAGCACACCTTCCGCCTGTTCAAACAAACCCTCGGCTGGACCTGCCCCAAGATCCGTACTCCGGAAGCGGCCGACCGCTGGACCTGGCTCGTCCTGGCTGTCTACACCCAACTGCGACTGGCCCGCACCCTGGCCGCCGACCGCCGCCACCCCTGGGAGAAACCGAGTTCCCCGGACAGGCTCACCCCGGCCCGCGTCCGCCGCGACTTTCGGCACATCCGCCCACAAGCCGCCTGCCCAGCCCAGGCACCGAAACCCTCCCGCCCTGGCACCGGGCGGCCACCAGGCCAGAAGAACACCTGGCCCACACCACGCTACGACGTGCACACATCCGCCAGAAGACACTCAGCGAAGCGGCAAAAGACGAAGCCAACTACCCCACGACCACGCCGCACAAGTTAA
- a CDS encoding helix-turn-helix domain-containing protein, protein MAVELDDETREMLLRVASSAKAQVRQVLPAKIALTAADGAGNAAIAGQLAVSVNTVRKWRGRFAKLGLKGLKDAARSGRPRRYDDLVRVAVVAAATSTPPGPAATWTHAAIATRVASTVLAPISASQAGRILAGLDLKPHKVTSWLTRRDTPDFWDRARDICGLYRNPPTGAIVLSIDEKTAI, encoded by the coding sequence GTGGCCGTAGAGCTGGACGATGAGACGCGCGAGATGCTGCTGCGGGTCGCGTCCTCAGCGAAAGCGCAGGTCCGGCAGGTACTCCCGGCCAAGATCGCGCTGACCGCGGCCGACGGGGCGGGCAACGCGGCGATCGCCGGCCAACTGGCGGTAAGCGTGAACACCGTCCGCAAGTGGCGAGGTCGGTTCGCCAAGCTCGGACTGAAGGGGCTCAAGGACGCCGCCCGCTCGGGCCGACCGCGCCGCTACGACGACCTCGTCCGCGTCGCCGTGGTCGCCGCGGCCACCAGCACGCCGCCGGGACCCGCCGCCACCTGGACCCACGCGGCGATCGCCACCCGGGTCGCGAGCACCGTCCTCGCGCCGATCTCCGCCTCCCAGGCCGGCCGCATCCTGGCCGGCCTGGACCTCAAGCCGCACAAAGTCACCAGCTGGCTCACCCGCCGCGACACCCCCGACTTCTGGGACCGCGCCAGGGACATCTGCGGCCTCTACCGCAACCCGCCGACCGGGGCGATCGTGCTGTCCATCGACGAGAAGACCGCGATTTAG
- a CDS encoding poly(ethylene terephthalate) hydrolase family protein, with protein sequence MNRQTSPTPPAPRALARAGRSRLMRALTTLTLSLGLATGLMFGSSGTAMADEIGQAPTSSNITGNGSFTVTSAAVTGQSGFGGGQVYYPSTAGTYPVVAVSPGFTASWSSISWLGPRLASWGFVVVGIDTNSVYDQPASRGTQLLAALNWAVNSAPTAVRSRADGTRRGVMGHSMGGGGSLEALAADTTGLVKAAVPLAPWDSDKTWNNVSEPVAIVGGQSDTVASPSSHAIPFYNTLAGQKEYVEMSGASHGAPAASNTTTSRVMVSWFKRYLNNDTRFTPFTCGYSGSAISSFLTNAC encoded by the coding sequence GTGAATCGGCAGACCTCCCCCACACCCCCCGCCCCGCGCGCGCTCGCCCGGGCCGGGCGTTCACGCCTGATGCGCGCACTGACGACGCTGACGCTGTCGCTCGGCCTCGCGACAGGTCTGATGTTCGGCTCCTCCGGAACGGCGATGGCCGACGAGATCGGCCAGGCTCCCACCAGTTCCAACATCACCGGCAACGGCAGCTTCACCGTGACCAGCGCCGCCGTCACCGGCCAGAGCGGCTTCGGCGGGGGCCAGGTCTACTACCCCTCCACGGCCGGCACCTACCCGGTCGTCGCCGTCTCCCCCGGCTTCACCGCCTCCTGGTCCAGCATCAGCTGGCTCGGCCCCCGACTGGCGTCCTGGGGATTCGTGGTCGTCGGCATCGACACCAACTCCGTCTACGACCAGCCCGCCAGCCGGGGAACCCAGTTACTGGCCGCGCTGAACTGGGCGGTGAACTCCGCGCCGACCGCGGTCCGGTCACGGGCGGACGGTACCCGGCGCGGGGTGATGGGTCACTCGATGGGTGGCGGCGGCAGCCTGGAGGCGCTGGCGGCGGACACCACCGGCCTGGTCAAGGCCGCTGTACCGCTGGCCCCCTGGGACAGTGACAAGACCTGGAACAACGTCAGTGAGCCGGTGGCCATCGTCGGCGGCCAGTCGGACACCGTCGCATCGCCGAGCAGCCACGCGATCCCCTTCTACAACACGCTCGCCGGGCAGAAGGAGTACGTCGAGATGTCCGGGGCCTCGCACGGCGCGCCCGCGGCGTCCAACACCACCACCTCCCGGGTGATGGTGTCCTGGTTCAAGCGCTACCTGAACAACGACACCCGCTTCACCCCGTTCACCTGCGGATATTCCGGCAGCGCCATCTCTTCCTTCCTGACCAACGCCTGCTGA
- a CDS encoding IS6 family transposase has protein sequence MGSASPSYRGHRYPVEVISHCVWLYFRFPLSFREVEELMLQRGVIVSCETVRRWCAKFGQAYANGLRRRRPRPGDKWHLDEVFVRINGELKYLWRAVDQDGNVLDILVQNRRNKAAARRFFRRLMKKTRAVPRVIITDKLRSYGAAHREVMPSVEHRSHKGLNNRAENSHQPTRQRKRAMKGFRSVGAAQRFLSAFSGISPHFRPYRHLMTASQHRAETTIRLAIWDHVTGAASRPTTA, from the coding sequence GTGGGGAGTGCGTCGCCGTCGTACAGGGGGCACCGGTACCCGGTCGAGGTGATCTCCCACTGCGTGTGGCTGTACTTCCGCTTCCCGCTCAGCTTCCGCGAGGTCGAGGAGTTGATGCTCCAGCGAGGCGTCATCGTCTCCTGCGAGACAGTGCGCCGCTGGTGCGCCAAGTTCGGCCAGGCCTACGCGAACGGACTGCGCCGCCGCCGGCCCCGGCCTGGGGACAAGTGGCACCTGGACGAGGTGTTCGTCAGGATCAACGGGGAGCTGAAGTACCTGTGGCGGGCCGTCGACCAGGACGGCAACGTCCTCGACATCCTCGTCCAGAACCGCCGCAACAAAGCCGCGGCCCGACGCTTCTTCCGCCGCCTGATGAAGAAGACCCGGGCAGTGCCGAGGGTGATCATCACGGACAAGCTGCGTTCCTACGGCGCCGCTCACCGCGAAGTCATGCCCTCCGTCGAGCACCGCTCCCACAAGGGACTGAATAACCGGGCCGAGAACAGCCACCAGCCCACCAGGCAGCGTAAACGTGCCATGAAAGGCTTCCGCTCCGTCGGCGCGGCCCAGCGGTTCCTGTCCGCATTCAGCGGCATCTCACCCCACTTCCGACCCTACCGCCACCTGATGACCGCATCCCAACACCGAGCCGAGACGACCATCCGCCTCGCCATCTGGGACCACGTCACCGGCGCTGCCAGCCGGCCCACCACGGCCTGA
- a CDS encoding ATP-binding protein yields MTGCSPSSKAAATGRSADARTTGAPAESTAAGRRTGSQTAADLAFLTRVMKAPALLDAADRLAERARKESWTHAEYLVACLQREVSACESHGGEARVRAARFPAVKTIEELDVTHLRGMTRQQLAHLGTFDFIVGKENAAFLGPPGTGKTHLAIGLAVRACQTGHRVAFATAAEWVDRLAAAHHSGRLQAELTKLSRYPLIVVDEVGYIPFEAETANRRCHVVGCLMACRGVVGSAVRACGQAVVGRLAAPVTWSQMARRMVVSARCWDAVIRWR; encoded by the coding sequence ATGACCGGCTGTTCACCGTCATCGAAGGCAGCGGCGACAGGGAGGTCGGCTGATGCCCGCACCACCGGTGCCCCGGCCGAAAGCACCGCAGCGGGCCGCAGGACCGGGTCCCAGACCGCCGCCGACCTCGCTTTCCTCACCCGCGTGATGAAGGCCCCGGCCCTGCTGGACGCCGCCGACCGGCTCGCCGAACGCGCCCGCAAGGAGTCCTGGACCCACGCCGAGTACCTAGTCGCCTGCCTCCAACGCGAGGTCTCCGCCTGCGAATCACACGGCGGTGAGGCGAGAGTACGTGCCGCCCGTTTCCCCGCGGTCAAGACGATCGAGGAGCTCGACGTCACCCATCTGCGCGGCATGACGCGACAACAGCTCGCACATCTGGGCACGTTCGACTTCATCGTCGGCAAGGAGAACGCCGCCTTTCTGGGCCCGCCGGGCACCGGGAAGACACACCTGGCGATCGGCCTCGCCGTCCGCGCCTGTCAGACCGGACACCGCGTCGCCTTCGCCACCGCGGCCGAGTGGGTCGACCGCCTGGCCGCCGCCCACCACTCCGGACGGCTCCAGGCCGAGCTCACCAAGCTGAGCCGCTACCCGCTGATCGTGGTGGACGAGGTCGGCTACATCCCCTTCGAAGCCGAGACCGCGAACCGGCGTTGTCACGTTGTTGGGTGTCTGATGGCGTGTCGGGGCGTGGTGGGGTCCGCGGTCCGGGCCTGTGGTCAGGCCGTGGTGGGCCGGCTGGCAGCGCCGGTGACGTGGTCCCAGATGGCGAGGCGGATGGTCGTCTCGGCTCGGTGTTGGGATGCGGTCATCAGGTGGCGGTAG
- the istA gene encoding IS21 family transposase: protein MIRVEDWAEIRRLHRAEQMPIRAIARHLGISKNTVKRALASDRPPKYERPAKGSVVDAVEVQIRELLRETPTMPATVIAERIGWERGMTVLKERVRELRPVYVPVDPVSRTTYQPGELAQCDLWFPDADIPLGYGQTGRPPVLVMVSGYSRVIAARMLPSRTTGDLIDGHWRLLNGWGAVPKTLVWDNEAGVGRGKLTAEFAAFAGLLTTRIYLCRPRGPEAKGLVERANGYLETSFLPGRTFSGPGDFNTQLTAWLAVANRRIHRTLQARPADRWETDRAGMLTLPPVDPPAWWRMQTRIGRDHYVRVDTNDYSVQPEAIGRNVTVLTDNDEVIALAPGGVIVARHPRCWARHQTITDPDHAAAGQTMRGQARHQQATQAGAGPLVEVEQRELGSYDRLFTVIEGSGDREVG from the coding sequence GTGATCCGCGTGGAGGACTGGGCAGAGATCCGCAGGCTGCACCGGGCCGAGCAGATGCCGATCCGGGCGATCGCCCGGCATCTGGGCATCTCGAAGAACACGGTGAAGCGTGCACTGGCGAGTGATCGGCCGCCGAAGTACGAGCGGCCGGCCAAAGGCTCGGTGGTCGACGCGGTCGAGGTGCAGATCCGTGAGCTGCTCAGGGAGACCCCGACGATGCCTGCCACCGTGATCGCCGAGCGGATCGGATGGGAGCGTGGGATGACGGTCCTCAAGGAGCGGGTGCGGGAACTGCGGCCCGTCTATGTTCCCGTCGACCCGGTCTCCCGCACGACCTATCAGCCGGGCGAGCTGGCCCAGTGCGACCTGTGGTTTCCCGACGCGGACATCCCGCTCGGCTACGGGCAGACGGGGCGACCGCCGGTCCTGGTGATGGTGTCCGGCTACTCGCGGGTGATCGCCGCGCGGATGCTGCCCTCCCGCACCACCGGCGACCTGATCGACGGGCACTGGCGGCTGCTGAACGGGTGGGGCGCCGTGCCCAAAACGCTGGTCTGGGACAACGAGGCCGGGGTCGGCCGCGGCAAACTCACCGCAGAGTTCGCCGCGTTCGCGGGCCTGCTCACCACCAGGATCTACCTCTGCAGACCCCGTGGCCCCGAGGCGAAAGGGCTGGTCGAACGCGCGAACGGTTATCTCGAGACCTCGTTCCTGCCCGGCCGCACGTTCAGCGGCCCCGGCGACTTCAACACCCAGCTGACCGCCTGGCTGGCGGTCGCCAACCGGCGCATCCACCGCACCCTGCAGGCCCGTCCCGCCGACCGCTGGGAGACCGACCGGGCCGGGATGCTCACCCTGCCGCCCGTCGACCCGCCCGCCTGGTGGCGGATGCAGACCCGCATCGGGCGTGACCACTACGTCCGCGTCGATACCAACGACTACTCCGTGCAACCCGAAGCGATCGGACGCAACGTCACCGTGCTCACCGACAACGACGAAGTCATCGCGCTGGCGCCCGGCGGCGTGATCGTCGCCCGCCACCCCCGCTGCTGGGCCCGCCACCAGACCATCACCGATCCCGATCACGCCGCTGCGGGCCAGACGATGCGCGGGCAGGCCCGCCATCAGCAGGCCACCCAGGCCGGGGCCGGCCCGCTCGTCGAGGTCGAGCAACGCGAACTCGGCTCCTATGACCGGCTGTTCACCGTCATCGAAGGCAGCGGCGACAGGGAGGTCGGCTGA